One genomic window of Saccopteryx bilineata isolate mSacBil1 chromosome 4, mSacBil1_pri_phased_curated, whole genome shotgun sequence includes the following:
- the GPR135 gene encoding G-protein coupled receptor 135, whose translation MEEQPPPPGRPPVCMALLGSPHPGAPSAADPPGGTSSTVTAAGLLSFSTVATAGAAVLGNQSDGSGTEGDITGASASGGLGWHEAEGAAGAAERPPLGPGPAPLLSHGVVVAAQGLILLLIFLLSSLGNCAVMGVIVKHRQLRTVTNAFILSLSLSDLLTALLCLPAAFLDLFSPPGVSATAVGPWHGFCTASRFFSSCFSIVSMLSVALISLDRYCAIVRPPREKIGRRRALQLLVGAWLAALAFSLPSELLRAPREPPAAQSFHGCLYRTSPDPAQLGVAYSVGLVITCYLLPFLLMCFCHYHICKTVRLSDVRIRPVTTYAHVLRFFSEVRTATTVLIMIFFVICCWGPYCFLVLLAAAQQALATQAPSLLNVVAVWLTWANGAINPVIYAIRNPNISLLLGRSREEGYRTRNAVASLPNQGPGLQARRSNRLRNRYANPLGACPRMTSSNPTSVTAGDVVLWARKNPVVLFCREGPPEPVTALTKQPKSEAGDTSL comes from the coding sequence ATGGAGGAGCAGCCGCCTCCGCCCGGCCGCCCGCCAGTGTGCATGGCCTTGTTGGGCAGCCCACACCCCGGCGCCCCCTCCGCAGCAGATCCACCTGGCGGGACTTCCTCCACGGTGACGGCGGCTGGCTTGCTGTCCTTCAGCACCGTGGCTACCGCGGGGGCCGCGGTGCTGGGGAACCAGAGCGACGGGAGCGGGACCGAGGGCGACATCACTGGCGCCTCGGCCTCCGGGGGCCTCGGCTGGCACGAGGCGGAGGGGGCGGCGGGGGCAGCGGAGAGGCCGCCACTGGGCCCCGGGCCGGCACCGCTGCTGTCGCATGGGGTGGTGGTGGCGGCCCAGGGGCTCATCCTGTTGCTCATCTTCCTGCTGTCTAGCCTGGGCAACTGTGCGGTGATGGGGGTGATCGTAAAGCACCGGCAGCTCCGCACCGTCACCAACGCCTTCATCCTGTCCCTGTCCTTGTCGGATCTGCTCACAGCACTGCTCTGCCTGCCCGCCGCCTTCCTGGATCTCTTCTCGCCGCCCGGGGTCTCAGCCACCGCCGTGGGGCCCTGGCACGGCTTCTGCACTGCCAGCCGCTTCTTCAGCTCGTGCTTCAGCATCGTGTCAATGCTCAGCGTGGCCCTCATCTCTCTGGACCGCTACTGCGCCATCGTGCGGCCGCCCCGGGAGAAGATCGGTCGCCGCCGCGCGCTGCAGTTGCTGGTGGGCGCCTGGCTGGCGGCCCTGGCCTTCTCCTTGCCCTCAGAGCTTCTCCGTGCGCCCCGGGAGCCCCCGGCGGCGCAGAGCTTCCACGGCTGCCTGTACCGGACGTCCCCCGACCCTGCGCAGCTAGGTGTGGCCTATAGCGTGGGGCTGGTGATCACCTGCTACCTGCTGCCTTTCCTGCTCATGTGCTTCTGCCACTACCATATCTGCAAGACCGTGCGCCTGTCAGACGTGCGCATACGGCCTGTGACCACCTACGCGCATGTGTTGCGTTTTTTCAGCGAGGTGCGCACGGCCACCACTGTACTCATCATGATCTTCTTTGTCATCTGCTGCTGGGGACCCTACTGCTTCCTGGTGCTGCTGGCTGCTGCCCAGCAGGCACTGGCCACGCAGGCCCCCTCACTCCTCAACGTGGTGGCTGTCTGGCTGACGTGGGCCAATGGGGCCATCAACCCTGTTATTTATGCCATTCGCAACCCCAACATATCCCTGCTCCTAGGACGCAGTCGGGAAGAGGGTTACCGGACTAGGAATGCGGTCGCTTCCCTGCCCAACCAGGGACCCGGCCTACAGGCCAGAAGGAGCAATCGCCTTCGAAACCGCTATGCCAACCCGCTGGGAGCCTGCCCCAGAATGACCTCTTCCAATCCGACCAGCGTGACGGCGGGGGACGTGGTCTTGTGGGCTCGCAAAAACCCAGTTGTACTTTTCTGCCGGGAAGGGCCACCAGAACCTGTGACAGCATTGACCAAACAGCCTAAATCTGAAGCCGGGGACACCAGTCTCTAA